The genomic region ATTATAAAGGAGAATATGTTGCTACTTTCGTTCCTGGCGATCTAGATAAACTTTTATTTAGATTTACGCTCAACCATCCATCTTGCTTTATTACAAAGTCAGCATATAATTTAGTAGGCTTGTATAACTTAGAATACCCGATCGCAGCAGATTACGATCTGATTCTTCGCTTATTTGTATCTGGCGTAAATTTCCATTACGTGAGTACGCCACTTGCCTCTTATTCATTAAGTGGAATGAGTTCTTCTGCCAAACCCTTTGATAGAATTAAATTAATTCGGGAGTGCTGGAAGATTAGCTGTAGCCATGCTAACCAATTTTCTAGGGAGATGGAGCTTCAGCGATGGAACGTATATAGAGCCTGGGTTTTCAATGAGTTATTTGCGCTCCCAACTAGGTATTTTCTTAAACCTCCACTAGCTAGAAAGCTGAAGTCTTTTCTAAGTAGATATCTTGGAAAGCCAGTGTCGGATACTTATGGTAAATGGTAGTTTTTCTATGTCAAGAATCTTGTTTATCTCTGCCCAGGCTCCCACTAACCAATATCCACAAGCTGGACAAAGGATTGCCTTTACACATCTTGCAGAATATGCCATTGCTAGTGAAGCCGTTGATGTAGTAGTTATAGCTAACAAAGTTGAGGTGGACGCTGCCAAAGATTTAGTTGCAAAATTTGGTAGTAACCTCTACACATATCCACTCCATCAGTTCGACAAAATTGCTAATTGCTTAACTCATTATCAAATTCCCGTGAAGTTTGCTTCTCGTCTTCTTAATACAGTCGAGAGAACTATTCACAAACTTCTCGCAACTAATATTTATGATACAATTCATTTTGAATGTTCTCATGCTGCTATATATTTTGAAGCCATTGAGAAGTATATTAATCCTACTCAAACGAAGACTGTAATTAGTTTAAGAGATGTGTGGACTCAAGTTTTTTTGAGACAGTCTGTCACTAATTTTTTCTATGGTATTGAAGTAGCTAGAACTTTCCATTATGAACGTCAACTCTACTCCCGTGTCGCTGAATTATGGGTATCATCTACCAAAGATCGCGACCTTTTAACTTCTTTATTTTCTATACCCAATGAAAGGATTACTATTAAGCCTCACCAAGCTAGTTGTTTTGTGTATCGAGTGCAGCGTTGCTTAGAAAAGATAGAGAAAAAAAGTCTCTTGTTCTGGGGAGCTATAGGAAGACCAGAGAACGAACAAGCAATTCTTACCTTTGTCGAGCAGTGTTTTAAGAAGTTGCTTCAACACGATCGAGATTTCAAACTTTACATAGTTGGCTCTAGTCCCTCTCAAAAAGTTTTGGCACTTGCTTGTAAACAGATTATAGTTACAGGATTTGTTGAAGATCCAACTGAGTTTTTTGAAAAAGCTGAAATTGGAATAGTTCCTCTATTTAAGGGAGGTGGGATTAAACTAAAAACCCTAGAAATGCTAGAAGCTGGCTTGCCAGTTATTGCTACTGCTGTAGGTGCCGAAGGAATTGTAGACCGGAGGAAAAAATTAGTAGTGAGTGATAATTTTGAAGAATGGTTCGATTTGATCCGCATAATGATAAGGTAAAGCTTTGTTAGCTCCACTTTATTTTTCTAAATTGCCTTTCGCTTTTAATAAGGTAGCAGAGCGATTTGCATTGCTGACAGCAGTTCCTATTTTCTTAGAACGTAGCTTAACTAAAGTTCTAATAAAGTTAGCTCGGGCAAAATCGGGAGCAATTTCTATAGCGCGATCGCAATCTTTCAACGCTGCTACTAGATAATTTAACGATAAATTCACTTCAGCTCTTATAACGTAAAAGTGTGGTTCGTCAGGTTCGAGAAGAATTGCTTTTGTGTAATCAGCTTTAGCTGCTCTCAAGCGATTACTTTGAAAGTAAAGTTCTCCTCTTTCTATATAAGCTAAAACATTTTCTGGATTCTGTTCAATTACCTGACTCCAATCAGCGATCGCTCCTGAAATATCACCTAGATTTTTTCTAACCCAAGCTCTACCTGCGTAACAGTACATGCATTTACGATCTAGTGATATCGCTCTATTATAATGCTCTAAAGCAGATGATAGTTGTCCGAATTGACATAGCAATGCCCCGCGCTTATGTTGCAGAAAATGCTCGTTAGGACACAACTCGATGGCGCGATCGTATTCAGAAAAAGCTGCGGCTAATTTTCCCAGAGATTCTAAAATCTCTCCGCGATATATATGGGCAGCAACAACATTTTTAGGATTAGTTTTATCTAGATGAATTACCGCTGCATAATCATTTAATGCTGCTTGTGTTTGAGCTAATTTTTTGTAAGCATTACCTCGATTCAAATAAACAATAGCAAAATCAGGGTTAAGCGCGATCGCTTGAGAGAAATCAGCCACCGCAGCCCGATAATCTCCAGTTCTCACCCATATATAGCCTCGATTCAAATAGCTATCACTGCGATCAGGTGCAATATCAATAGCCGTAGAAAGGTCTTTTAGTGCCGTATTATAATCATTTAAGTAGCTGTAAGCATTTGCTCGATTAACATACGCTTGAATTTTATTTGAGTCAACCTCGATTGCTTTAGTAAAATCAGCAATAGCAGCTTCAGCATTCTGCTTTTGCTCTAGGTAAGTTATTCCTCGGCAAATATAAGCTTTATAGTGTTGCGGATCGAGTTTTATGGCTAGATCGTAGTCAGAAATTGCTTTATCTGACATTTTTAAAATACTATAAAGGTTGCCTCGATTGTATATAACTTCTACCAAACTCGGATCGAGCTTAAGAGCTTTGTTAAAATATAAAAGCGCTGTTTTAACATTACCTTCAAATAACGCATGTAAACCATATTGCTTGTACTGCCAAGCTTGAAATTCTTCTACCATAATTTACTTGGATACTTCGACTGGATATGTGAATACTTTGACTCATAGCTCGGAGTTATCTGTTGCTAAGAACAATATATGTATTACATCTGACGGAAATGATAATACTCCTGAACTTTTCTGTATAGACAAACTTTATCTATCAAGAGAACATATTGGTATGACCTAAATCTAAGTGTCAAAGTTCTCTTATATAGAGGTAATTTAGCACTACACAATCTACGAGTTGTTAAGAGAAGACACTCAGAGTGCGCTCTAACAATTTTAGTCAATAGAAGACGTTTGTTTCAGTTTCGTTTGTAGCAGTATATTGGATAATTTTTCAATCTCCTCTTACCTATGCGATCGCAGCAAAGCTTAATACTGTAAGTGACAAAAGTTATAGCTTTACTAACTTATGAGGTGAAATAGTCTTCAACGTGATGTATTTAAGTAAATTTCCCATGTAACTAGTATTACTTTTCTCAATCTTCTGTAGCCTTTCAGTTGCAAACTGCAAAACTCGATCCGCTCGTCCATCCCAAGTAAAATTATGTACTTCTTGAAAAGCACGGTCGGCAATAGTATTAGCTAATAAAGGATTATTCAACAGAGTATTTATTGCTAATTTGAATGAGAGTGGTTCGTCAGGTTCTGCCAACAGTGCATTTTCTCTATGTCGCAATACTGTTGCTATAGTCGGTAAAGCTGAAGCGACAATTGGTCTTTTAGCAACCATATAATCAAATAACTTCAACGGACAAGTAGCTTCAGCTAGTTCCCAATACTTACTGGTAGGAAGAATTAGAATGTCTGCGGCATATAGATATAGTGCTAGCTCAGATTGTGGTACGTGACCGAAAAATTGTATGTTTTGTAAATTCATCTGTTGACAAGTTGCTTTTACCCGGTTAATATCATCAATCCATCCTCCTACTAAAACAAATTCACATTCTGGCATCAGACTAGCAGTTTTCAAAATTGTTGGTATTCCTTTATAATCGTACAAATGCCCTGAATATAAGATAATTTGACTGTCTTGTTGTAAAGATAACTTTTGGCGGGCTAAAGATTTAGTGTGATAAGGAAGAAAATTTTTGATGTCTACGGCATTAGGAGCTACCAATGTTTTTTCAGGAAGCAAACCATGATTTAAATAGTTCTCTGCAAGTTGAGGCAATGTGGTAACAACACCAAGCAAGTTCTTGTTATCGAATAACTCTTTACATGTAGAACTAAGTTTTTCTGAAACTGGTTCGTGCCATTCCCAAAGCACAGGTATACACATTCTTAGCAAAATTTCAACCACAGGAAACGAACGAGTGTAAATTAAGAAAGGAGCTTTAAAACAAGCGTATAAAATAGCCAGTTTATAAAAGACAAAATTTTCATAATTTTGGGGAAAAGGATACTCGATCTTAATATGCATCGGTATGCGAACTAATTTAAATTTATAATACAAACCATACCAAGCTTGAAATTCTGAGTCTATGCCTTTTAAAACTGAAAAAATATCTCCGCTAGTGACCAATTCAAAATTTTCAACTTTTTGAGAAAAAGCCTGCGCCATTTTAGCAGTTTGAATTGAGTGAGCCATTTTTGATGGTAGGTTTCCTTTAGACACATAAATTAGAGATTTTAGTGTTTTCATTTTACTTTCTTTGATAGGTGGTTTTTTGATGATGCCAATGATTAATACAGGCAAAACCTATATACTATTACTCGTATTTTCATGCTTAACCTTTCGCTTTGGTAGCGCTAGTATATGTAATATTTGCGATCGCAAAAACACTAGTTAAATCGAGTCACTTCTCTTTTTGGAAGATTGTTAGTTGCTTTTGCTAAAACTTCAGACACAACCTCTGTGTATCGAGCAAGACTGAATGTCTCTAATACTTTTTCACGAGTTTGCTTCCAGTCTACAGAAT from Chroococcidiopsis sp. SAG 2025 harbors:
- a CDS encoding glycosyltransferase, translated to MSRILFISAQAPTNQYPQAGQRIAFTHLAEYAIASEAVDVVVIANKVEVDAAKDLVAKFGSNLYTYPLHQFDKIANCLTHYQIPVKFASRLLNTVERTIHKLLATNIYDTIHFECSHAAIYFEAIEKYINPTQTKTVISLRDVWTQVFLRQSVTNFFYGIEVARTFHYERQLYSRVAELWVSSTKDRDLLTSLFSIPNERITIKPHQASCFVYRVQRCLEKIEKKSLLFWGAIGRPENEQAILTFVEQCFKKLLQHDRDFKLYIVGSSPSQKVLALACKQIIVTGFVEDPTEFFEKAEIGIVPLFKGGGIKLKTLEMLEAGLPVIATAVGAEGIVDRRKKLVVSDNFEEWFDLIRIMIR
- a CDS encoding glycosyltransferase, which encodes MPVLIIGIIKKPPIKESKMKTLKSLIYVSKGNLPSKMAHSIQTAKMAQAFSQKVENFELVTSGDIFSVLKGIDSEFQAWYGLYYKFKLVRIPMHIKIEYPFPQNYENFVFYKLAILYACFKAPFLIYTRSFPVVEILLRMCIPVLWEWHEPVSEKLSSTCKELFDNKNLLGVVTTLPQLAENYLNHGLLPEKTLVAPNAVDIKNFLPYHTKSLARQKLSLQQDSQIILYSGHLYDYKGIPTILKTASLMPECEFVLVGGWIDDINRVKATCQQMNLQNIQFFGHVPQSELALYLYAADILILPTSKYWELAEATCPLKLFDYMVAKRPIVASALPTIATVLRHRENALLAEPDEPLSFKLAINTLLNNPLLANTIADRAFQEVHNFTWDGRADRVLQFATERLQKIEKSNTSYMGNLLKYITLKTISPHKLVKL
- a CDS encoding tetratricopeptide repeat protein, with translation MVEEFQAWQYKQYGLHALFEGNVKTALLYFNKALKLDPSLVEVIYNRGNLYSILKMSDKAISDYDLAIKLDPQHYKAYICRGITYLEQKQNAEAAIADFTKAIEVDSNKIQAYVNRANAYSYLNDYNTALKDLSTAIDIAPDRSDSYLNRGYIWVRTGDYRAAVADFSQAIALNPDFAIVYLNRGNAYKKLAQTQAALNDYAAVIHLDKTNPKNVVAAHIYRGEILESLGKLAAAFSEYDRAIELCPNEHFLQHKRGALLCQFGQLSSALEHYNRAISLDRKCMYCYAGRAWVRKNLGDISGAIADWSQVIEQNPENVLAYIERGELYFQSNRLRAAKADYTKAILLEPDEPHFYVIRAEVNLSLNYLVAALKDCDRAIEIAPDFARANFIRTLVKLRSKKIGTAVSNANRSATLLKAKGNLEK
- a CDS encoding glycosyltransferase family 2 protein; the protein is MKISIVTPVFNSVTTIEKTILSVISQRRTFLLEYIVIDGGSTDGTIQVIKKYADQINLFISEPDRGPYDAMNKGINHSTGDVIGIINSDDWYHDNAIATVEQEFCQNHDISVLYSPITNYYKGEYVATFVPGDLDKLLFRFTLNHPSCFITKSAYNLVGLYNLEYPIAADYDLILRLFVSGVNFHYVSTPLASYSLSGMSSSAKPFDRIKLIRECWKISCSHANQFSREMELQRWNVYRAWVFNELFALPTRYFLKPPLARKLKSFLSRYLGKPVSDTYGKW